From Fundidesulfovibrio terrae, a single genomic window includes:
- a CDS encoding chemotaxis protein CheA produces the protein MSADIGKLTFLDEARELLTEIEESLLALESSPDDSGEVARLFRAMHTIKGSGAMFGFDEVARVTHEVETVFDKVRSGSLPLTTDLLSLTLEAKDHIQGLLDVEDTSPFKERSDSLIARFRLAGGEAPPQAQASPTGEAEADGRRGISPENAKTYWVRYRPAPNTFLNGTNPLALLEELSGLGRIWIRYHDTDIPALEALDPELAYCWWDLLLVTDKGEDAIKDVFIFVEDEGGIAISLISDLAMRGGDSEELMNMIEASRDLGRAAVTDKLSTILASKMTLRGTGVGVVSAQRRSETQERAASSVQSSSIRVDGVRLDNLVNLVGELVIVQSRLSQAVLNKNQQSVRNIAEELQRLTSEMRDYALGIRMVPIGTMYSTLHRLVRDLSTSLGKRIEFVGEGADTELDKNVIDKLKDPLVHMLRNSVDHGIESPEKRLAAGKPENGTITLKAGHESGNVVITIQDDGGGIDAEAVRQKALDAGVIAPDAELTPKQIYDLLFLPGLSTAKTVSSVSGRGVGMDVVRKNIDALRGGITLDSAPGEGTTVTVRLPLTLAIIDGLQFRVGKEFFIIPLPMIQACQERRVTGAEKEVDVIEMRGDLIPCLSVRKMLNIPGSPPAYERIIIAGVDGSLVGLAVDAVVGQQQAVIKRLSRIYQDVNWVSGTTINGDGGISLILDVPHLVRFAAEHFKQFMNAQNQHASTLH, from the coding sequence ATGAGCGCCGACATCGGCAAGCTGACGTTTCTCGACGAAGCCCGGGAACTGCTCACCGAAATCGAGGAGTCCCTGCTGGCGCTGGAGTCATCGCCAGATGACTCGGGCGAGGTGGCCCGCCTGTTCAGGGCCATGCACACGATCAAGGGATCCGGAGCCATGTTCGGCTTCGACGAGGTCGCCCGCGTCACCCACGAGGTGGAAACGGTCTTCGACAAGGTGCGCTCCGGCAGCCTTCCGCTCACGACCGACCTGCTGAGTCTGACCCTGGAAGCCAAGGACCACATCCAAGGCCTGCTCGACGTCGAGGACACGTCGCCCTTCAAGGAACGCTCCGACTCGCTCATCGCCCGCTTCCGGCTGGCTGGCGGCGAAGCCCCGCCTCAAGCGCAGGCCAGCCCCACCGGAGAAGCAGAGGCGGATGGCCGCAGGGGAATTTCCCCTGAAAACGCCAAGACCTATTGGGTGCGCTACCGCCCTGCTCCCAACACTTTCCTCAACGGCACCAACCCGCTGGCGCTGCTTGAGGAGCTTTCCGGGCTCGGCCGCATCTGGATCCGCTATCACGATACGGACATTCCCGCGCTGGAAGCCCTCGATCCCGAGCTGGCCTATTGCTGGTGGGACCTGCTCTTGGTCACGGACAAGGGCGAGGACGCCATCAAGGACGTCTTCATCTTCGTCGAGGACGAAGGCGGCATCGCCATCAGCCTCATCTCCGACCTGGCCATGCGCGGGGGCGACTCGGAAGAGCTCATGAACATGATCGAGGCTTCCCGAGACCTGGGCCGCGCCGCCGTGACGGACAAGCTGTCCACCATCCTGGCCAGCAAGATGACCCTTCGGGGCACCGGCGTCGGCGTGGTTTCGGCCCAAAGGCGTTCGGAAACCCAGGAGCGGGCGGCTTCGAGCGTGCAGTCGTCCAGCATCCGGGTGGACGGCGTGCGCCTGGACAACCTGGTCAACCTCGTAGGGGAACTGGTCATCGTCCAATCGCGCCTCTCCCAGGCGGTGCTCAACAAGAACCAGCAGTCTGTGCGCAACATCGCCGAGGAACTTCAGCGGCTGACCTCGGAGATGCGGGACTACGCCCTGGGCATCCGCATGGTCCCCATTGGCACCATGTATTCCACCCTGCACAGGCTCGTCCGGGATCTTTCCACATCGCTCGGCAAGCGCATCGAATTCGTGGGCGAGGGAGCCGACACGGAATTGGACAAGAACGTCATCGACAAACTCAAGGACCCTCTGGTCCACATGCTCAGAAACAGCGTGGACCACGGCATCGAAAGCCCCGAAAAACGCCTCGCGGCGGGCAAGCCCGAGAACGGCACCATCACCCTCAAGGCCGGGCACGAGAGCGGCAACGTGGTCATCACCATCCAAGACGACGGTGGGGGAATCGACGCCGAGGCTGTCCGGCAAAAAGCCCTGGATGCAGGAGTCATCGCCCCGGACGCCGAGTTGACGCCCAAACAGATATACGACCTGCTCTTCCTACCCGGCCTGTCAACCGCGAAAACCGTGAGCAGCGTCTCCGGCCGGGGAGTGGGCATGGACGTGGTGCGCAAGAACATCGACGCGCTACGCGGGGGGATCACCCTGGACAGCGCCCCGGGCGAAGGCACCACGGTCACTGTCAGGCTCCCCCTGACCCTGGCCATCATCGACGGCCTCCAGTTCCGGGTGGGCAAGGAGTTCTTCATCATCCCCCTGCCCATGATCCAGGCCTGCCAGGAGCGCCGCGTGACCGGGGCGGAAAAGGAGGTTGACGTCATCGAGATGCGCGGGGACCTCATCCCCTGCCTGAGCGTGCGCAAGATGCTCAACATTCCCGGCTCGCCCCCCGCCTATGAACGCATCATCATAGCAGGCGTGGACGGATCGCTGGTGGGACTGGCCGT
- a CDS encoding STAS domain-containing protein, whose translation MPMEFKPRCTVDSASDIHKELMQALEAGEALTLDFSTVREIDLTFFQLLAAAQRSFERASVPLHFTATLSPELADKARLTGFDFLVATPGLPGEEM comes from the coding sequence ATGCCCATGGAATTCAAGCCCAGGTGCACGGTGGACAGCGCGTCGGACATCCACAAGGAACTCATGCAGGCCCTGGAAGCAGGTGAGGCCCTGACCCTGGATTTCTCGACAGTCCGGGAGATCGACCTGACCTTTTTCCAGCTCCTCGCCGCGGCCCAGCGCTCCTTCGAGCGGGCCAGTGTTCCCTTGCACTTCACGGCGACGCTGTCCCCCGAACTTGCGGACAAGGCCCGGCTGACGGGATTCGACTTCCTCGTGGCCACGCCGGGCCTGCCCGGCGAGGAGATGTGA
- a CDS encoding chemotaxis protein CheW, with protein sequence MTDASESKTSTSLSFVLDKELFALDIDRVREILDFAEITRIPQTPEYMRGVVNLRGNAIPVMDMRLKFGMGRTEQTIHSRIVILEVPIMGETTVIGVMADAVKEVFELDRDQIKPPPKMGTTVNTELIKGIGRYRDQFILLLDVDRVFSDEELVAVSSTVKAESEEAQDADTAADAVQAT encoded by the coding sequence ATGACCGACGCCTCCGAATCCAAGACGAGCACCAGCCTGAGCTTCGTTCTGGACAAAGAGCTCTTCGCTCTCGACATCGACAGGGTCCGCGAAATTCTCGACTTCGCCGAGATCACCCGCATTCCTCAAACGCCCGAATACATGCGCGGCGTCGTGAACCTGCGCGGCAACGCCATACCCGTGATGGACATGCGCCTGAAATTCGGCATGGGCCGAACCGAACAGACCATACATTCGCGCATCGTCATCCTCGAGGTTCCCATCATGGGGGAGACCACCGTCATCGGCGTCATGGCCGACGCGGTGAAGGAGGTCTTCGAGCTGGACCGGGACCAGATCAAGCCCCCGCCGAAGATGGGCACCACGGTCAACACCGAATTGATCAAAGGCATCGGCCGTTACCGCGACCAGTTCATACTCCTGCTGGACGTGGACAGGGTTTTCTCCGACGAGGAACTCGTCGCCGTGTCCTCCACGGTAAAAGCCGAAAGCGAAGAAGCCCAAGACGCCGACACGGCCGCGGATGCGGTCCAGGCCACCTAA
- a CDS encoding methyl-accepting chemotaxis protein → MKLTLKLSLAFGASTLLILILGVINIYSMKSMSQSINELGSNWLPSVKELGNIERHFSSTRRLLLLYFLTDSNDVKKEQEKRLNEASVNLDAAIKLYVKLISSDEERKIFEEFQKYSKDYFALQDKALDMAKNNRMDEAVKLVATGMRSTYNPAADALTKGIDINDKGSAAEAINGQTAYENARMLSIILLVTAVVIGILLGIFIPRSIVLPLAKGVAFANRLAVGDLSQKLEIELKNEIGTLANALRNVAEAEKNVAALAQQLAEGDLRANVQPRSDQDILLQSLGSMIKRISDVVHEIQEGAQNVASGSEELSSTAQSLSQGSSEQAAAVEESSSSMEEMSSSIIQNADNAKQTETIAVQAARAAQESGQAVNQTVEAMTNIAGKISIIEEIARQTDLLALNAAIEAARAGEHGKGFAVVASEVRKLAERSQEAAGEINQLSTESMGVAKKAGELLQKLVPDIQKTAQLVQEIAAASQEQGSGSAQVSKALQQLDQVIQQNASASEELASTAEELSGQSEQLQGTIDYFKLDDHGVIRKPSKRRVLAAGASPLSKQPAGRKGKSGVRLDIGEETSEERLSEFEQF, encoded by the coding sequence ATGAAGCTGACTCTCAAGCTCTCTCTGGCGTTTGGCGCAAGCACTCTGCTGATCCTGATTCTTGGTGTCATAAATATTTATTCCATGAAATCCATGAGCCAGAGCATCAATGAACTCGGCTCAAACTGGTTGCCCAGCGTCAAGGAACTTGGAAACATTGAACGCCATTTCTCGTCAACTAGACGTCTTCTTTTGTTGTATTTTCTTACTGATTCAAATGATGTAAAGAAAGAACAGGAAAAAAGACTTAACGAAGCAAGCGTAAATCTTGATGCGGCAATCAAACTATATGTTAAACTGATAAGCAGCGACGAGGAAAGGAAGATATTCGAAGAGTTTCAGAAGTACTCAAAAGACTACTTTGCGTTGCAGGACAAGGCCCTCGACATGGCAAAAAACAACCGCATGGATGAAGCTGTCAAGCTGGTGGCGACTGGAATGCGGTCAACGTACAATCCAGCAGCCGACGCCCTCACCAAAGGAATTGACATCAACGACAAAGGCTCCGCAGCCGAGGCCATCAACGGGCAGACCGCCTATGAAAACGCCAGGATGCTTTCGATCATCCTGCTTGTCACGGCGGTGGTCATCGGAATCCTTCTCGGCATCTTCATCCCCCGCTCCATCGTGCTGCCCCTGGCCAAGGGAGTGGCCTTCGCCAACCGGCTCGCCGTGGGCGATCTGAGCCAAAAGCTCGAAATCGAGTTGAAGAACGAGATCGGCACCCTGGCCAACGCCCTTCGCAATGTGGCCGAGGCCGAAAAAAACGTCGCCGCCCTGGCCCAGCAACTGGCAGAAGGAGACCTGCGCGCCAACGTGCAACCTCGCTCGGACCAGGACATTCTGCTGCAGTCGCTGGGCAGCATGATCAAACGCATTTCCGACGTGGTGCACGAAATCCAGGAGGGAGCCCAGAACGTGGCCTCCGGCAGCGAGGAACTCTCCAGCACCGCACAGTCCCTCTCGCAGGGATCCTCAGAACAGGCGGCCGCAGTCGAGGAATCATCCTCGTCCATGGAGGAGATGTCCTCCTCCATCATCCAGAACGCAGACAACGCCAAGCAGACCGAGACCATAGCCGTCCAGGCCGCCCGCGCCGCCCAGGAGTCCGGGCAAGCCGTGAACCAGACCGTCGAGGCCATGACCAACATCGCCGGCAAGATTTCCATCATTGAGGAAATCGCCCGGCAGACCGACCTCTTGGCCCTCAACGCCGCCATCGAGGCAGCCCGGGCGGGCGAGCACGGCAAGGGGTTCGCGGTGGTAGCATCCGAGGTCCGCAAGCTCGCCGAACGCAGCCAGGAAGCGGCGGGAGAGATCAATCAGCTGAGCACGGAAAGCATGGGTGTGGCCAAGAAGGCCGGGGAGCTTCTGCAGAAGCTGGTGCCCGACATCCAGAAAACCGCGCAGCTGGTCCAGGAGATAGCCGCGGCCAGCCAGGAGCAGGGCTCCGGCAGCGCCCAGGTGAGCAAGGCCCTGCAGCAGCTCGACCAGGTTATCCAACAAAACGCCTCGGCCTCCGAGGAACTTGCTTCCACGGCCGAGGAACTCTCGGGCCAATCGGAGCAACTCCAGGGGACCATCGATTACTTCAAACTCGACGACCACGGCGTCATCCGCAAGCCATCCAAGCGCCGGGTGCTCGCCGCCGGCGCGTCTCCGCTCTCCAAGCAGCCCGCCGGGCGCAAGGGCAAGAGCGGGGTCAGGCTGGACATTGGAGAAGAAACCTCCGAAGAAAGGCTCTCGGAGTTCGAACAGTTCTGA